A genome region from Bufo gargarizans isolate SCDJY-AF-19 chromosome 2, ASM1485885v1, whole genome shotgun sequence includes the following:
- the TMEM88B gene encoding transmembrane protein 88B isoform X2, whose protein sequence is MSCKHSGGDVGGSGLWIKSSSGGKGRGRDRYYGMKDVESGRGNRVLLNSSRGDGLLLLGTSDTGRGSGVGPGGGLQESHRGKQGARMSLLGKPLSYNSSQSCRRNVKYRRLHNYLCNVLERPRGWSFVYHVFVSFILMPPTARPF, encoded by the exons ATGTCCTGCAAACATAGTGGAGGTGATGTGGGAGGCTCTGGGCTCTGGATAAAAAGCAGCTCTGGAGGTAAAGGCAGGGGTAGAGACCGTTACTACGGCATGAAAGATGTGGAGTCGGGTCGGGGCAACAGGGTGCTGTTGAACTCCAGTAGAGGGGACGGGCTGCTTCTCCTGGGCACCAGTGACACTGGCAGGGGCAGCGGTGTGGGACCGGGAGGGGGCTTGCAGGAGAGCCACCGAGGGAAGCAGGGAGCTCGCATGAGCTTATTGGGGAAGCCGCTGTCGTACAACAGCAGCCAGAGCTGCCGGAGGAatgtgaagtaccggaggctgcataACTACCTGTGCAACGTGCTGGAGAGACCCCGGGGCTGGTCATTCGTATACCACGTCTTTGT GTCCTTCATTCTGATGCCTCCTACTGCAAGACCCTTCTAG